A window from Peromyscus eremicus chromosome 1, PerEre_H2_v1, whole genome shotgun sequence encodes these proteins:
- the LOC131900288 gene encoding olfactory receptor 10T2-like yields MGNHTTVTTFLLWGFSSFPELQNLLFIVILLSHVTILLANASIMMAIKLNHNLHTPMYFFLFALSFSETCTTMVILPRMLVDLLSESKTISLPECATQMFFFFGLGGNNCFILSAMSYDRYTAIHNPLHYPILMTQKICFQLIMASAVLGFSVSLCIVIIIFNLSFCNSNVIQHFFCDIEPVVSLACNYTFYQKMILLAFTAFVLVGSFILIMVSYVFIVTVVVKLPSAKGRYKTFSTCSSHFTVVFIHYGFACFVYLRPKNSDSFRDDTLLAVTYTVLTPLLNPIIYSLRNKDMQIALRKDLGNIINFFPKMINKRS; encoded by the coding sequence ATGGGCAATCATACCACAGTGACGACATTCCTTCTGTGGGGATTTTCCAGCTTCCCAGAACTGCAGAATCTACTCTTTATTGTGATTCTCCTCTCCCATGTGACCATCCTCCTAGCAAATGCATCCATCATGATGGCCATCAAGCTCAACCACAACCTTCACACCCCTATGTACTTTTTCCTCTTTGCCCTGTCCTTTTCAGAAACCTGCACCACTATGGTAATCCTACCACGAATGTTAGTGGACTTACTATCAGAGAGTAAGACCATTTCTCTCCCCGAGTGTGCCACacagatgtttttcttctttggattGGGAGGTAATAACTGCTTCATCTTATCTGCCATGTCCTATGACCGTTACACTGCCATCCACAACCCCCTGCATTATCCAATCCTGATGACTCAAAAGATCTGCTTTCAGCTCATCATGGCCTCTGCTGTGCTTGGCTTCTCAGTTTCTCTGTGCATTGTCATCATAATATTCAACTTGTCCTTTTGTAACTCCAACGTCATTCAGCACTTTTTTTGTGATATTGAGCCTGTGGTCTCCCTTGCCTGTAATTACACCTTTTATCAGAAAATGATTCTTCTTGCATTCACTGCCTTTGTGTTGGTGGGCAGCTTTATTTTGATCATGGTATCTTATGTCTTCATCGTGACAGTGGTTGTGAAGTTGCCCTCTGCCAAGGGAAGGTATAAGACCTTTTCAACTTGCTCCTCCCATTTCACTGTGGTGTTCATACATTAtgggtttgcttgttttgtctATCTGAGGCCCAAGAACAGTGACTCTTTCAGGGATGACACACTGCTAGCAGTGACTTACACTGTTCTGACACCTCTGCTCAACCCCATCATTTACAGTCTAAGGAATAAAGACATGCAGATAGCTCTAAGAAAAGACCTAGGCAATATAATCAACTTTTTCcctaaaatgataaataaaagatCCTAA
- the LOC131900304 gene encoding olfactory receptor 5P76-like, with amino-acid sequence MAFLEDGNHTVVTEFILLGLTDDPVLRVILFTIILCIYLVTLSGNLSTILLIRVSSQLHHPMYFFLSHLASADIGYSSSVTPNMLVNFLVERNTISYLGCAIQLGSAVFFGTVECFLLAAMAYDRFIAICNPLLYSTKMSTQICVQLLVGSYIGGFLNASFFTISFFSFLFCGPNRINHFFCDFTPLVELSCSDNSILTVLDSFFAGSIILITVFVVAISYIYILITILKMRSTEGRHKAFSTCTSHLTAVTLFYGTITFIYVMPKSSYSTDQNKVVSVFYMVVIPLLNPLIYSLRNNEIKGALKRQLGRKILS; translated from the coding sequence ATGGCTTTCCTGGAGGATGGGAACCACACTGTAGTGACAGAGTTCATTTTATTGGGCTTAACAGATGACCCGGTCCTTAGAGTCATCCTCTTCACCATCATCCTGTGCATCTACCTGGTGACCTTGTCTGGGAACCTCAGCACCATCCTCCTCATCAGAGTCTCTTCCCAGCTCCATCACCCCATGTACTTTTTTCTCAGTCACTTGGCTTCTGCTGACATAGGGTACTCATCTTCTGTCACTCCCAATATGCTTGTCAATTTCCTGGTGGAGAGAAATACTATCTCCTACCTTGGATGTGCCATCCAGCTTGGTTCAGCTGTTTTCTTTGGGACAGTTGAATGTTTCCTTCTGGCTGCCATGGCTTATGATCGCTTTATAGCAATCTGCAATCCACTGCTTTACTCAACCAAAATGTCCACCCAAATTTGTGTCCAGTTGCTTGTAGGATCATATATCGGTGGTTTTCTTAATGCTTCCTTCTTTaccatttccttcttttctttcctcttctgtggACCAAATAGAATCAATCACTTTttttgtgattttactccattagTTGAACTCTCCTGTTCTGATAACAGCATCCTCACAGTTCTAGATTCATTTTTTGCTGGCTCCATTATTTTGATCACAGTGTTTGTCGTTGCTATCTCCTACATCTACATCCTCATCACCATCCTGAAGATGCGCTCCACTGAGGGCCGCCACAAGGCCTTCTCCACCTGCACCTCCCACCTCACGGCAGTCACTCTCTTCTATGGGACCATCACATTCATCTATGTGATGCCCAAGTCCAGCTACTCCACAGATCAGAACAAGGTGGTGTCTGTGTTCTACATGGTGGTGATCCCCTTGTTGAACCCCCTCATCTACAGCCTCAGGAACAATGAGATTAAGGGTGCTCTGAAGAGACAACTTGGTAGGAAAATACTTTCTTAG